One part of the Bacillus sp. FJAT-27916 genome encodes these proteins:
- a CDS encoding glycosyltransferase has translation MRKKVKFLLYIDIVILVLVLGYKGYLYAFEPEANTANVTSIKEIRRMEDTDSYTFAVLGNIKNSIDIFDKRMVNTINEDSDINFVISTGNAVLDGSEDKYRILNKSFEKIQVPTITGFGQTEMTDRGALRFYRQFGPFYFSYQLGESYFIFLDTTGQTSEELQKEWLKTELEQASGCRHIFVFLNKAPYVIHDSSDDTDQYIQSDSFRHFLTSIFAEYKVDAVFASGPSIYDEREIDGVGYYVSGGAGGPLLSKEKNSFYHYMKITVSGEEVQYGIVKQGGQSSPILNTMENVWIFIHSLFYTNRTNFTIMVSILVLLAIVLYIQATKEVNYYRDFTHPNQQGPRNKKLTIAMFTNTYLPFIGGVPNSIHRLAKGLREQGHEVYIFAPKYPGLNQQEDDPYTIRCELMWYRKTKVFNFPIVNIYSTKIEEAFAAHPFDIVHVHHPFWMGKKGMQLARKYQIPVVFTYHTRFDSYYRFLPVLKLYFKNVLSHKMVKHFAQNCNAIVAPTTTAKEYLSNIGVSRHIAVLPTAIDFDDYQHSTVDSVMSLRQSFVQEGELLLCSVSRLAQEKNIFFLIDAIHYIKHHTDVPFSCIIVGDGPEKEHLKQRIQEDGLEENVVLIGSVAPEEVNQYYQASDLFLFSSKSETQGMVILEAMAGHCPVVAVASSGIDDVVVNGENGYKTIERIEEWAKKVIYLMEHPKEREEMSSRAYHFAKRYSIPNMAKEAVSAYHEAQKDYEMRHTAVVQEESSRDVISND, from the coding sequence ATGAGGAAAAAGGTCAAGTTTTTATTATATATCGATATAGTAATATTAGTACTTGTCCTTGGATACAAAGGGTATTTATATGCCTTTGAACCTGAGGCAAATACAGCTAATGTTACTAGCATTAAAGAGATAAGGAGAATGGAGGACACTGATTCATATACATTCGCTGTCCTCGGTAACATCAAGAATTCTATTGATATTTTTGATAAACGAATGGTCAATACCATCAACGAGGATTCGGATATTAACTTTGTTATCTCAACCGGTAATGCGGTTTTGGACGGTTCAGAGGATAAATACCGGATCTTGAATAAAAGCTTTGAGAAGATTCAAGTACCGACCATTACCGGATTCGGACAGACCGAAATGACAGACCGCGGGGCCCTCCGCTTTTACCGGCAATTCGGTCCCTTTTATTTCTCCTACCAGCTCGGTGAATCGTATTTTATTTTCCTGGATACAACCGGGCAAACATCAGAGGAACTGCAAAAGGAATGGCTTAAGACGGAACTGGAACAAGCCTCTGGCTGCCGCCATATATTCGTGTTTCTCAACAAAGCTCCGTATGTCATTCATGATTCATCAGATGATACGGACCAATACATACAAAGCGACAGCTTCCGGCATTTCTTAACGAGTATATTTGCCGAGTATAAGGTGGATGCCGTATTTGCCTCAGGGCCTTCCATCTATGACGAACGGGAAATAGACGGGGTGGGCTATTATGTCAGCGGCGGGGCTGGCGGGCCGCTCCTCTCCAAGGAGAAGAATAGCTTCTATCATTATATGAAAATCACCGTCAGCGGCGAGGAAGTTCAATACGGCATTGTTAAGCAAGGGGGCCAGAGCTCCCCAATCCTGAACACCATGGAGAATGTTTGGATCTTCATCCATTCACTTTTCTACACAAATCGGACAAACTTCACCATCATGGTCAGTATACTCGTACTTTTAGCCATCGTCCTTTACATCCAAGCAACGAAAGAGGTGAATTATTACCGGGATTTCACGCATCCCAATCAGCAGGGACCAAGGAACAAAAAGCTCACGATTGCCATGTTTACCAATACCTATTTGCCTTTCATCGGCGGCGTACCGAATTCCATCCACCGTCTGGCGAAGGGATTGAGAGAGCAAGGCCATGAGGTGTATATTTTTGCGCCAAAATACCCTGGACTAAATCAGCAGGAGGATGACCCATATACGATTCGCTGCGAGCTCATGTGGTACCGTAAAACAAAGGTGTTCAACTTCCCGATTGTCAATATCTATTCGACCAAGATCGAGGAAGCATTCGCGGCGCATCCATTTGATATCGTTCATGTGCATCACCCGTTCTGGATGGGGAAAAAGGGCATGCAATTGGCGAGGAAATATCAAATACCAGTTGTTTTCACTTATCATACACGGTTTGATAGCTACTACCGCTTCCTGCCGGTCCTAAAACTATATTTCAAAAATGTACTTTCGCATAAAATGGTGAAGCATTTCGCGCAAAACTGCAATGCCATCGTGGCGCCGACCACGACAGCAAAAGAATATTTGTCCAATATTGGTGTAAGCCGCCATATCGCCGTCTTGCCAACAGCCATTGATTTTGATGACTATCAGCACAGCACTGTTGACAGCGTGATGAGCCTGCGACAATCCTTCGTACAGGAAGGAGAGCTATTGCTCTGCTCCGTATCGAGGCTTGCCCAGGAGAAGAACATCTTCTTCCTAATTGATGCCATTCACTATATTAAACACCATACCGATGTACCTTTCAGCTGTATCATCGTTGGAGACGGCCCTGAAAAGGAGCATCTAAAGCAGCGAATTCAAGAGGATGGCCTAGAGGAAAACGTGGTGCTCATCGGCTCAGTGGCCCCTGAGGAAGTCAATCAGTACTATCAAGCCTCTGACCTCTTCCTCTTCAGCTCAAAATCAGAAACACAGGGGATGGTCATTCTGGAGGCTATGGCCGGTCATTGTCCAGTTGTCGCAGTCGCCTCAAGCGGCATTGATGATGTCGTGGTCAATGGGGAGAATGGCTACAAAACCATCGAGAGAATAGAGGAATGGGCAAAGAAAGTGATCTATCTAATGGAGCATCCAAAAGAGCGAGAGGAAATGTCCTCACGAGCCTATCATTTTGCCAAACGATATTCCATTCCCAATATGGCGAAGGAGGCCGTCTCTGCCTATCATGAGGCACAAAAGGATTATGAGATGAGGCATACTGCTGTCGTACAAGAAGAATCATCAAGGGACGTGATTTCAAATGATTGA
- a CDS encoding AraC family transcriptional regulator, which translates to MEGLQRMIDGIHYIENHLTDELRIEEIAAAACMSKFHFQRLFSMLTGYTVSEYIRNRRLTVAAQELIHTKAKVIDVAMKYGYDSPESFTKAFQRIHGITPSAVRKDSRFLKAYPRLSFQIQIKGDVEMEYRMEERAAFTVVGKSIRTSAEGGQNHQDIAAFWIEANRNGLAAELAMHSGPLGLLGICLDFDQLQENLSYMIAAEKRDTPIPAGWEERVIPAAVWAIFPVKGAMPKGWERIFSEWFPSTGYEHAGGPEMEVYMCDGDPSSDDYYSEIWIPVKKDK; encoded by the coding sequence ATGGAGGGCCTGCAACGAATGATTGATGGCATTCATTATATCGAGAATCATCTGACAGATGAGCTGCGGATAGAGGAGATTGCGGCTGCTGCTTGTATGTCGAAATTCCACTTCCAGCGGCTGTTCAGCATGCTGACAGGCTATACAGTCAGTGAGTATATCCGCAATCGGCGGCTCACCGTTGCTGCACAGGAGCTTATTCATACAAAGGCAAAGGTCATTGATGTGGCAATGAAGTATGGCTATGACAGTCCAGAGTCATTCACAAAAGCCTTTCAGCGCATCCATGGTATCACGCCGTCAGCAGTCAGGAAAGACAGCCGATTCTTAAAGGCTTATCCAAGACTCTCCTTTCAAATTCAGATAAAGGGTGATGTGGAAATGGAGTACAGGATGGAGGAAAGAGCGGCCTTTACGGTCGTAGGAAAGAGCATTCGGACATCGGCAGAGGGAGGTCAGAACCATCAGGATATTGCAGCCTTTTGGATTGAGGCGAATAGGAATGGATTGGCCGCAGAGCTTGCGATGCATTCGGGTCCGCTTGGTCTTTTAGGTATCTGCCTTGATTTCGATCAGCTGCAAGAGAATTTATCTTATATGATTGCTGCTGAGAAGCGGGATACACCTATTCCTGCGGGATGGGAGGAGCGGGTGATTCCAGCGGCAGTCTGGGCTATCTTTCCGGTGAAGGGTGCTATGCCAAAGGGATGGGAGCGCATTTTCTCTGAATGGTTCCCGTCTACTGGCTATGAGCATGCAGGAGGGCCGGAGATGGAAGTGTATATGTGCGATGGAGATCCTTCCTCGGATGATTATTATAGTGAAATTTGGATACCGGTTAAGAAGGATAAATAA
- a CDS encoding hemolysin family protein — translation MDGLIALNLFLVVVFIGLTAFFVGAEFAILKVRMSRIDQLIAEGNKKAVLAKKVTGNLDYYLSACQLGITITALVLGALGEPTVEKLLHPVFERFEVADALATVLSYAIALAIVTFLHVVFGELAPKTLAIQYSERVTLMLVAPLYWFGKITNPIIRFLNGSSRVFLRWFGVKPAGHETVYSEEELQLIVTQSYKGGEINETELSYLQNIFSFEDRVLKDIMIPKSEMVYLTKQMTVDDIITVLNQQEYTRYPVMEAAGSDHIIGFINTKEMLTNIAAGRNQAVTHFIHEIPSFPETASIKSVLLEMQKNRMHMIIVTNETGQITGLVTMEDILENIVGEIREESSSSD, via the coding sequence TTGGACGGATTAATTGCTTTAAACTTATTTTTGGTCGTTGTATTTATTGGATTGACGGCTTTCTTCGTCGGAGCAGAATTTGCTATTTTGAAGGTGCGGATGTCGAGAATTGACCAGCTGATTGCCGAGGGAAATAAAAAGGCGGTCTTGGCAAAGAAGGTGACCGGAAACCTAGATTACTATTTATCTGCCTGCCAGCTTGGGATTACGATTACAGCATTGGTACTCGGAGCATTAGGAGAACCGACCGTTGAGAAATTGCTCCACCCGGTCTTCGAGAGATTTGAGGTTGCAGATGCATTAGCAACTGTGCTTTCCTATGCGATTGCCCTGGCGATTGTCACATTCTTGCATGTTGTCTTTGGCGAATTGGCACCGAAGACACTCGCCATTCAATATTCTGAACGAGTCACCTTAATGCTCGTTGCTCCGCTTTATTGGTTTGGAAAAATCACCAATCCGATTATTCGGTTCTTAAACGGCTCATCACGTGTATTCCTCAGATGGTTTGGCGTGAAGCCTGCTGGTCATGAGACGGTCTATTCAGAGGAAGAGCTTCAGCTGATTGTCACCCAAAGCTATAAGGGCGGTGAGATCAACGAAACCGAGCTCTCGTACCTTCAAAATATCTTCTCATTCGAGGACCGTGTATTAAAGGATATCATGATACCAAAATCGGAAATGGTCTACCTGACGAAACAGATGACTGTGGATGATATCATCACTGTCCTTAATCAACAGGAATATACCCGGTACCCAGTGATGGAGGCTGCAGGTTCAGACCATATCATTGGCTTCATTAATACGAAGGAAATGCTCACCAATATCGCAGCCGGACGCAATCAAGCTGTCACACATTTCATTCATGAGATTCCGTCATTTCCAGAAACTGCATCAATCAAGAGCGTGCTATTGGAGATGCAAAAGAACCGGATGCATATGATTATCGTGACTAACGAGACAGGACAGATTACCGGTCTCGTGACAATGGAGGATATATTAGAAAACATCGTTGGCGAGATTCGCGAAGAGTCTTCCAGCAGTGATTAA
- a CDS encoding hemolysin family protein produces MDIITFTNLILLIILLIMTAFFVGAEFAVVKLRMSRIDQLIAEGNKKALTAKKVASDLDYYLSACQLGITVTALGLGALGKPAVERILYPLFDVLNVSEALSSALSYAIAFILVTFLHVVIGEMAPKTLAIQYAERMSLLLSPPLYWFGKIMSPFIWALNGTSRLFLRLFGVKPAGHDEAYSEEELKIIMAQSFQGGEIDKTELSYMENIFSFDERVAKDIMVPRTEMVTLDKGMDYPTIISILDENNYTRYPVVEDGDKDKVVGILNVKKMLTQIVAKRDSKPEDFVRELPFVLETTRIQDALLTMQREQVHMVLVIDEYGGTSGILSLEDVLEEIVGEIRDEFDEEETADIQAIGEHRYLMNGRVLLDEIEDRFGLTFEESDDVDTIAGWIHLQSIEEVHEGDEVKHGEYVWSVEKMDNHSIKQVTLRKL; encoded by the coding sequence TTGGATATAATTACGTTCACAAATTTGATACTTTTGATCATCTTACTCATTATGACCGCTTTTTTTGTCGGGGCTGAATTTGCCGTCGTCAAACTCCGCATGTCTAGGATCGACCAATTAATCGCTGAAGGAAATAAAAAAGCCCTTACAGCCAAGAAAGTGGCCAGCGACCTCGATTATTACCTGTCTGCCTGTCAGCTCGGCATCACCGTTACCGCCCTTGGGCTTGGTGCGCTTGGGAAGCCGGCTGTTGAAAGAATATTGTACCCATTATTTGATGTCTTAAATGTTTCAGAGGCTCTATCCTCTGCCCTCTCCTATGCAATTGCCTTTATACTCGTCACCTTCCTCCATGTTGTCATTGGGGAAATGGCGCCGAAGACATTGGCCATTCAATATGCTGAACGAATGAGCCTTCTTCTTTCCCCGCCTCTTTACTGGTTTGGGAAAATCATGAGCCCCTTCATATGGGCATTGAACGGAACATCTCGTCTTTTCCTGCGATTATTTGGGGTAAAGCCTGCCGGACATGATGAAGCCTATTCAGAGGAAGAGCTGAAGATAATCATGGCCCAGAGCTTCCAGGGCGGGGAAATTGATAAGACAGAACTCTCCTATATGGAGAATATCTTCTCCTTTGATGAACGTGTCGCAAAGGATATTATGGTTCCGCGTACAGAGATGGTTACACTTGATAAAGGCATGGACTATCCCACAATCATTTCTATTTTGGATGAGAATAATTACACCCGCTATCCTGTTGTTGAGGACGGGGATAAAGATAAAGTTGTTGGAATCCTGAACGTCAAGAAGATGCTCACTCAGATTGTTGCGAAACGGGATTCTAAGCCGGAGGATTTCGTCCGGGAATTACCATTCGTACTTGAGACAACACGGATTCAGGATGCTCTTTTGACGATGCAAAGGGAACAGGTTCATATGGTCCTTGTCATTGATGAATATGGCGGTACTTCAGGAATCCTTTCATTGGAGGATGTGCTCGAGGAAATCGTTGGAGAGATTCGGGATGAATTTGACGAAGAAGAGACAGCAGATATACAGGCCATTGGAGAGCATCGCTATCTCATGAACGGCCGCGTCCTATTAGACGAGATTGAAGATCGATTTGGACTGACATTTGAAGAAAGTGATGATGTGGATACAATCGCTGGCTGGATTCATCTTCAAAGCATCGAAGAAGTCCATGAAGGTGATGAAGTGAAACATGGGGAATACGTGTGGTCGGTTGAAAAAATGGACAACCACTCTATCAAACAAGTAACCCTGCGGAAGCTTTAA
- a CDS encoding carboxymuconolactone decarboxylase family protein: MSISETAHKNHEKLFPERQSTWKVTDPELLEIFENFAFDEVMEHGKLDEKTRMLVILASLIAQQTLSEYKTMLEAALNVGVKPIEVKELVYQSVPYCGFAKVVDFIDSTNEILIKRGIELPLKRQAKVTRETRYEKGFALQKEIFGDEAIETMYRNCPDNQLPIQRFLSDNCFGDYYTRQGLDLPMRELLTFSMILSLGGCEPQVKGHIQGNANVGNDKEMLFDVIVQLLPYLGYPRTLNAIRCLNEALPDEQ, encoded by the coding sequence ATGAGTATAAGTGAAACTGCGCATAAGAATCATGAAAAGCTCTTTCCGGAACGTCAATCAACCTGGAAGGTCACCGACCCTGAGCTGCTAGAGATCTTTGAGAACTTTGCCTTTGATGAGGTGATGGAGCATGGGAAGCTGGATGAAAAGACAAGAATGCTGGTTATCCTTGCTTCCTTGATTGCTCAGCAAACCTTAAGTGAATACAAGACCATGCTGGAGGCAGCCTTGAATGTCGGCGTAAAGCCGATTGAGGTAAAGGAGCTTGTCTATCAGTCGGTACCTTATTGCGGATTTGCTAAAGTAGTGGATTTCATCGACTCTACGAATGAAATCTTAATCAAGCGCGGCATTGAACTGCCATTGAAGCGGCAGGCAAAGGTCACGAGGGAGACGCGCTATGAGAAAGGGTTTGCCTTGCAGAAGGAAATCTTCGGGGATGAAGCGATTGAAACGATGTACCGGAATTGCCCGGATAATCAGCTGCCTATTCAGCGCTTTTTATCGGATAATTGCTTTGGAGATTATTACACCCGCCAAGGCTTGGATTTGCCAATGAGGGAATTGCTTACTTTCTCGATGATCCTTTCACTCGGCGGATGTGAGCCGCAGGTGAAGGGACATATTCAAGGAAATGCCAATGTCGGCAATGATAAAGAAATGCTATTTGATGTCATTGTGCAGCTGCTTCCTTATCTCGGTTATCCGCGGACATTGAATGCGATTCGCTGCTTGAATGAGGCTTTGCCTGATGAACAGTAA
- a CDS encoding flavodoxin, whose protein sequence is MMKALIVYFTRSGNTETVAHTIAKETGADTFHLRPAFSYSYDYEECVEEATREYDRHARPLLASVPENMDQYNVVFIGYPIWMGTMPMAMFTFLEETDFSGKRIIPFCTHGGSGLGHSEQDIVKLCPEATVLKGIAIDGQHAGSSAYKIEEWLHRLGVETISHRRV, encoded by the coding sequence ATGATGAAAGCATTGATTGTTTATTTCACTCGAAGCGGGAATACGGAAACCGTTGCTCATACTATTGCGAAGGAGACAGGGGCGGATACCTTTCATCTGCGGCCGGCCTTTTCTTATTCTTATGATTACGAGGAGTGTGTGGAGGAAGCGACTAGAGAATATGACCGCCATGCGCGTCCGCTTTTAGCATCTGTTCCTGAGAATATGGATCAATATAATGTGGTGTTCATCGGGTACCCTATCTGGATGGGAACCATGCCGATGGCCATGTTCACATTCCTTGAAGAAACAGACTTTTCCGGTAAGCGGATCATTCCATTTTGTACTCATGGCGGCAGCGGCTTAGGCCATAGTGAACAGGATATTGTGAAGCTCTGTCCAGAGGCGACCGTGCTAAAGGGTATCGCAATTGATGGACAACATGCGGGGTCAAGTGCGTACAAAATCGAAGAATGGCTGCACAGACTTGGGGTTGAAACCATCAGTCATCGCCGGGTTTGA
- a CDS encoding DHA2 family efflux MFS transporter permease subunit — MAALLLSAFTGLLNETALNMAYTEIMADFQISTATAQWLTTGFLLVMGILVPLSAYLNQTYTTRQLYITALSLLSLGTFVAALAPAFSLLLLARIIQASGLGILMPLMINILLLIFPPKRRGTVMGIMSLVILCGPAFGPSFSGFITEYFTWHYIFWTTLPIFLLLLAFGWKVVQNVTVPRKLKFDIPSFLLSSLGFGGIVFGFSIAGEGSGEFVSTEVILPILIGFTALIIFSKRQFKIEQPLLNLRVLKYPMYVFGLFAVFVGHMIIMSQAILLPMFLKTGLAITGLIAGLILLPAEACNGIMSVVIGRLMDKYGPKWLVIPGFALLIVTTFLFSGISRDISIAAFILLHIGLIIGVTMISSPSQTNGLNQLPRKYYPDGTAIVNTLMQIAGALGTAVSVSLLTKGQHNYMISGEAAGENIVAEALIAGVQYAFSFLVVITIIGFVASLFIKRVNV; from the coding sequence ATGGCCGCTCTGCTTTTATCGGCCTTTACAGGGTTATTGAACGAAACAGCCTTAAATATGGCTTACACAGAAATCATGGCTGATTTCCAAATCTCAACAGCCACCGCACAGTGGCTCACAACAGGATTCTTGCTCGTTATGGGGATTCTTGTCCCTCTATCAGCCTATTTAAATCAAACATATACGACAAGGCAGCTATACATAACCGCCCTCTCCTTGCTTTCACTCGGGACGTTTGTTGCCGCTCTGGCACCAGCCTTCAGTCTGCTTTTGCTTGCTCGTATCATTCAAGCAAGCGGACTCGGAATCTTAATGCCGCTCATGATTAATATTCTCCTATTGATTTTCCCCCCTAAAAGACGTGGGACTGTCATGGGCATTATGAGCCTGGTCATCCTTTGTGGTCCAGCATTCGGGCCGAGCTTTTCCGGGTTTATTACTGAATATTTCACCTGGCATTATATTTTCTGGACAACCTTGCCGATCTTTCTCCTCCTGCTCGCATTCGGCTGGAAGGTCGTGCAAAACGTCACAGTACCAAGGAAACTGAAATTTGATATCCCGTCCTTCCTGCTTTCAAGCCTAGGATTCGGCGGGATCGTCTTCGGCTTCAGCATAGCCGGCGAGGGCAGCGGAGAATTTGTCAGTACAGAGGTCATCCTGCCTATCTTGATTGGTTTCACTGCCCTTATCATCTTCTCCAAACGTCAATTCAAGATTGAGCAGCCTCTCTTGAACCTGCGCGTATTGAAATATCCTATGTATGTATTCGGCCTTTTCGCAGTCTTCGTCGGCCATATGATTATCATGTCTCAGGCCATCCTGCTGCCGATGTTTCTCAAAACAGGACTAGCAATAACGGGATTGATTGCCGGGCTCATCTTACTTCCAGCTGAAGCTTGTAATGGTATCATGTCTGTCGTCATCGGCCGTCTCATGGATAAATATGGACCAAAATGGCTCGTTATTCCGGGATTTGCGCTGCTCATTGTGACAACATTTTTATTTTCAGGTATTTCCCGTGATATCTCGATTGCCGCTTTCATCCTGCTCCATATTGGCTTAATCATCGGTGTCACCATGATCAGCAGTCCATCGCAGACGAACGGCCTAAATCAGCTGCCGCGCAAATATTATCCCGATGGAACCGCCATCGTAAATACCCTCATGCAAATAGCCGGCGCACTCGGCACCGCCGTTTCTGTCAGCCTGCTCACAAAAGGCCAGCACAACTACATGATAAGCGGTGAAGCCGCGGGTGAGAACATCGTCGCCGAAGCCTTGATTGCCGGTGTGCAATATGCCTTCAGTTTCCTTGTCGTCATCACCATTATAGGCTTCGTTGCCTCCCTCTTCATTAAAAGAGTGAACGTTTAG
- the metE gene encoding 5-methyltetrahydropteroyltriglutamate--homocysteine S-methyltransferase: MKWTRTVIGYPYIGEDREWKRCLEAFWRGEVSEETFLDQLKQIRLSRLKRQMELGIDVMTVGDFTLYDRMLDTAFMFGMIPARYSDVSRLSNLSLYYAMARGEKGAVACEMTKWFNTNYHYIVPEYDGQELYITNNRLLDWFKEARDELGVVTKPTMIGPYTFIKLAKGYDDWEALAEQLIPLYSQVIAELIKEGAEWVQLEEPALVLTLDEEEVAFVKSIYEKLAAEKTAGNIMLQTYFEGLSVYEELIHLPVDGIGLDFVSGYLQNMTSMKQFGFPAEKVLAIGIVDGRNIWKADLVEKAELIQSILGVFKAAEVWVQPSCSLQHVPVSASTEQKMDGNIKGLLAFADEKIKEIDQLVTYFEKPGIVLGGNRRAVQPAVTGVTLESEDFKRSSPYPVRRDIQAQKLNLPIFPTTTIGSFPQSKEVKETRKAWRNKIISDESYEAFIARETERWIRIQEDLELDVLVHGEFERTDMVEYFGEKLDGFALSEKAWVVSYGSRCVKPPIIYGDVKWLEPMTLKETAAAQAMTEKPVKGMLTGPVTILNWSFVRDDIPRKDVANQLALALRKEIDCLEQAGITIIQVDEPALREGLPLRMVDWQEYLTWAIPSFRLATSGVQDETQIHTHMCYCDFHDFVKPIEALDVDVISIETSRSHGEFIQSLQHTPYEKGIGLGVYDIHSPRIPSTEEMLEIMQDSLEVLELSQFWVNPDCGLKTRREEETVASLRHMVSAAKQLRSFIKMRQY, from the coding sequence ATGAAATGGACACGCACAGTCATCGGTTATCCGTATATTGGTGAGGATCGGGAATGGAAGAGATGCTTAGAGGCTTTTTGGAGGGGAGAGGTATCAGAGGAAACGTTTCTTGATCAGCTGAAGCAAATACGCTTATCCAGGCTGAAGAGGCAGATGGAGCTTGGAATCGATGTCATGACTGTTGGAGATTTCACGCTGTATGACCGGATGCTCGATACGGCGTTTATGTTTGGGATGATTCCAGCCCGTTATTCTGATGTAAGCAGATTATCGAATCTCTCCCTTTATTATGCCATGGCAAGGGGAGAAAAAGGGGCCGTTGCTTGTGAAATGACGAAATGGTTCAACACAAATTATCACTATATTGTTCCTGAATATGATGGCCAGGAACTTTACATAACGAACAATCGTCTACTTGATTGGTTCAAGGAGGCGAGAGATGAGCTTGGCGTTGTGACGAAACCGACGATGATTGGGCCGTATACCTTCATCAAACTTGCAAAGGGCTATGATGATTGGGAGGCATTGGCAGAACAGCTTATTCCGCTGTACAGCCAGGTGATTGCAGAGCTGATTAAGGAGGGTGCTGAATGGGTGCAGCTTGAGGAGCCAGCCTTGGTGCTGACATTGGATGAAGAGGAAGTAGCCTTCGTGAAATCGATTTATGAGAAGCTGGCTGCTGAAAAAACAGCGGGAAACATTATGCTGCAAACATACTTTGAAGGTTTATCAGTCTATGAGGAGTTGATTCATCTCCCTGTAGATGGAATTGGTCTTGATTTTGTTTCCGGCTATCTGCAAAATATGACCTCCATGAAGCAATTTGGGTTCCCCGCTGAAAAGGTGCTTGCCATCGGTATTGTGGATGGGCGCAATATATGGAAGGCTGATTTGGTGGAGAAGGCCGAATTGATCCAGTCCATCCTTGGAGTATTCAAAGCTGCGGAAGTATGGGTCCAGCCTTCCTGCAGTTTGCAGCATGTACCGGTATCCGCTTCGACGGAGCAGAAAATGGACGGGAATATTAAAGGGCTGCTCGCATTTGCTGATGAGAAAATCAAGGAAATTGATCAGCTTGTTACGTACTTTGAGAAGCCAGGGATAGTTCTTGGCGGAAATAGGAGAGCGGTGCAGCCGGCTGTCACAGGGGTGACTCTTGAATCAGAGGACTTTAAACGATCTTCACCCTATCCTGTTCGCCGAGATATTCAAGCGCAGAAGCTTAACCTGCCGATTTTCCCGACGACAACCATTGGCAGCTTCCCGCAGTCAAAGGAAGTGAAGGAAACGCGTAAGGCTTGGCGAAATAAGATCATTTCCGATGAATCCTATGAAGCGTTTATTGCACGTGAGACCGAGCGGTGGATTCGCATACAAGAGGATTTGGAACTTGATGTGCTTGTGCACGGAGAGTTTGAACGGACAGATATGGTTGAATATTTCGGAGAGAAGCTTGATGGCTTTGCCTTGAGTGAAAAGGCATGGGTGGTCTCTTATGGGTCTCGCTGCGTGAAGCCGCCTATCATTTATGGAGACGTGAAGTGGCTTGAGCCGATGACCTTGAAGGAGACGGCTGCTGCGCAAGCGATGACCGAGAAGCCGGTGAAGGGAATGCTGACTGGTCCTGTGACTATCTTAAACTGGTCCTTTGTCCGAGATGATATCCCGCGCAAGGATGTTGCTAATCAGCTTGCCCTTGCCCTTCGTAAGGAAATCGACTGCCTTGAGCAAGCCGGAATTACCATTATTCAGGTGGACGAACCGGCTTTAAGAGAAGGACTGCCCCTTCGAATGGTGGATTGGCAGGAATACCTGACATGGGCAATCCCATCCTTCCGCCTTGCAACATCAGGTGTCCAAGATGAAACGCAAATCCATACACATATGTGCTACTGTGATTTCCATGATTTTGTGAAGCCGATTGAAGCGCTCGATGTTGATGTAATCTCCATTGAGACATCAAGAAGCCATGGTGAATTCATTCAATCTTTACAGCATACGCCCTATGAAAAGGGAATTGGATTAGGGGTGTATGATATTCATAGCCCGCGTATTCCATCTACAGAGGAAATGCTTGAAATTATGCAGGATAGCCTCGAGGTGCTTGAACTAAGTCAATTCTGGGTTAATCCTGATTGCGGGCTGAAGACAAGGAGGGAGGAGGAAACGGTTGCCTCGCTCCGCCATATGGTCAGTGCTGCCAAGCAATTGAGAAGCTTTATTAAGATGAGACAATATTAA